The nucleotide sequence ATCGTCCACGGACGCCTCGGGTATCTCCAGGGCGTCGGCCGCGTGCTCGTCGGAGCCGGGCCGTCCCGTGGCGGCGGTCTCCGGCACCCGGCGCAGCCGTACCTCGGCGCCCTGTTCGGCGGCGGCGTCGGCCGCGGCCCGGGCGAGCCGGTAGGTGGAACCGGTGGACGAGTAGTAGATGACGGCGACGTTGGTCATGTGGGTGGCTCCCTGGGCGTACCGGTGACTCGGGTGGCGTGCGGGGACGTTCGGCATCGTGGTCCGCCGCCCGGCACGGCGGCAACGAAGCGTCCGCGAGTGCGTCAGGTCGTGCGGGCGGCGCGCAGGACACCGGCGGTGGCGACCGCCAGAGCCGCGGCCAGGAACAGTGCCAGCGAGGAGAAGTCCGAGAAGCCGACGGCGAGCTGGGCGCCGGCGCCGGCCCCGACGTTGAGGGTGAAGCCGTACACCGCGATCGCGGTGGTCTGAGCGGCCCCGGCCCGGGCGCCGACGCTCTGGATGAGTGCCGGACCGAGCGTGGAGAACCCCGCCATGAACGCGAACAGGGCGGCCCCCAGGGCGAGGGCGCTGTCGGCGCCGCCCGCCGCGGCCAGCATCGCGGCGGTGGTGACCACCAGGGCCCCGCCCGCACGGCGCGGTGCGGAGAGCCGGCTCAGGGCGGGGGCGAGCAGCACGGCGATCAGCAGCGCCGGCAGGGCGCTGGCGCGCAGCGCCAGCAGGGCCGGGCCGTCGTCGGCCATGCCCGCGGGACCGTGCAGCTGGACACCGGTGTAGGCGGCGGTCAGGCTCGCCGCGCCGACCATGATGACCAGGTACAGCGTGATCATCCGGCCGCCGAGGACGCTCCGCAGACCCGACCCCGACCCCGTACTCGTGCCTGTGCCTGTGCCTGTGTCCGTGGTGCCCGCGTCCCCGCGCTCCCCGGGCAGCAGCACACGCCAGGACACGGCGGCACCGGCCAGCAGCAGGGGCACGGTCCCCCAGAACACCCATTTCCAGCCGAGCAGCGACGCCACGAGCTGGGCCTCGGCCTGGCCGATCACCACGGTGGCGCCCATACAGGCGGAGACCACGGTCAGGGCCAGGGAGACCCGGTGCGGGGCCATGCGGGCATGCAGATACGCGTACGACATGGGGATGAACGAGCCCGCGAACAGCCCCTGCAGGGCGCGCAGGGCGACTCCGGTGCCCAGGGACGTCACCAGCGGCAGCAGGGCGGTGACGACGGTCATGGCCAGGACGCTCATGACCATGACGGTGCGCCGTCCCCAGCGGGTGGCCAGCGGGCCGCTGACGAGCGAGCCCGCCGCGTGGGCGAAGGCGAACGCCGTCGTCGACAGCGCCGCCGACTCCGTCCGCACGCCCCAGGCGGCGGCGAGTTCGGGCATGAGCGGAATGGTGACGTACATCTGGCCGACCACGAGCACGCCCATGAGGGACACGGTCGTCACGGTCGCGGCGAACGGTGCTGTCCGTGACGTCGCCGAAGGCGCTTCGGCAACCGATAATTTCGACATACACCGATCCTGCGGGGGGTGTCACCGGCCCGGCAATCGAACGGCCCGCTATGCGTCAAGTCCCCCGCGCCCGGCAGGAGACGGCCCTGCGGAAAACGCCG is from Streptomyces sp. NBC_01314 and encodes:
- a CDS encoding MFS transporter, which codes for MTTVSLMGVLVVGQMYVTIPLMPELAAAWGVRTESAALSTTAFAFAHAAGSLVSGPLATRWGRRTVMVMSVLAMTVVTALLPLVTSLGTGVALRALQGLFAGSFIPMSYAYLHARMAPHRVSLALTVVSACMGATVVIGQAEAQLVASLLGWKWVFWGTVPLLLAGAAVSWRVLLPGERGDAGTTDTGTGTGTSTGSGSGLRSVLGGRMITLYLVIMVGAASLTAAYTGVQLHGPAGMADDGPALLALRASALPALLIAVLLAPALSRLSAPRRAGGALVVTTAAMLAAAGGADSALALGAALFAFMAGFSTLGPALIQSVGARAGAAQTTAIAVYGFTLNVGAGAGAQLAVGFSDFSSLALFLAAALAVATAGVLRAARTT